The Caldilineales bacterium genome includes a region encoding these proteins:
- a CDS encoding DUF1440 domain-containing protein: protein MKTDVNSPLSRRIVLSGALAGLVGGLLSGAALALLGLLPEIAAWVGAASPLVGFGFHMLMAALVGAGFGLLVWQQRPEAGEMLYWGLAYGVALWFLGPLTALPLLWGQGLHWNLSAAQSAFPFLVAYLWYGTATSLALAWLRRDHSRASRGIASGGLLRGAAAGLLAAWLVGALLDDQGQLLAFAMMMHQPSAWVGWVLLIATGLLAGLTFALLYPLAGASGGVGLARGLVYGFIWWVAGAQTLIPLLYDGHLAWSLDDARSSFAFLPGFLLLGAALGLFYRWLGELARILFTDIAGDLQNEGAGARGLRALGRGVVAGVVGGLLFTIIMVQIGFLPAVASLIDATSPWTGLIVHLVISILIGASYGLLFQRQSYDFGSGLGWGLSYGFFWWILGPLTLMPILLGKPPQWSLAVAAGLIASLIGHLLYGAGLGVTFHLLEAHYNPWWIPRRQVRAARIAQRKEQLSTSAPAVWAMVIALVMLAPILTMNPS from the coding sequence ATGAAGACAGACGTAAATTCCCCACTCTCGCGCCGCATCGTGCTGTCCGGCGCCCTGGCAGGTCTGGTTGGCGGCCTGTTGTCTGGGGCGGCGCTGGCATTGCTCGGTCTTCTGCCCGAGATCGCAGCCTGGGTTGGGGCCGCCTCTCCTCTGGTTGGATTTGGCTTCCACATGCTGATGGCCGCTCTGGTTGGCGCCGGCTTCGGCCTGTTGGTCTGGCAGCAGCGCCCGGAAGCGGGCGAAATGCTGTACTGGGGTCTGGCTTACGGCGTGGCCTTGTGGTTCCTCGGCCCCCTCACCGCGCTGCCGCTGCTGTGGGGCCAGGGGTTGCACTGGAACCTGAGCGCGGCTCAGTCTGCCTTTCCTTTTCTCGTCGCCTATTTGTGGTACGGGACCGCCACTTCGCTGGCGTTGGCCTGGCTGCGGCGCGACCACAGCCGCGCAAGCCGGGGCATCGCCAGCGGCGGCTTGCTGCGCGGGGCGGCAGCCGGTCTGTTGGCGGCCTGGCTGGTGGGCGCTCTGCTCGACGATCAGGGCCAGTTGCTGGCCTTTGCCATGATGATGCACCAGCCCTCTGCCTGGGTGGGTTGGGTGCTGCTGATAGCGACCGGCCTGCTTGCCGGTCTGACCTTCGCGCTTCTCTATCCTTTGGCCGGAGCCAGCGGCGGTGTTGGCTTGGCGCGCGGCCTCGTCTATGGTTTCATCTGGTGGGTGGCAGGCGCACAAACGCTGATCCCTTTGCTTTATGATGGCCACCTCGCTTGGTCGCTTGACGACGCCCGTTCGAGTTTCGCCTTTCTGCCGGGCTTCTTGCTCCTGGGTGCGGCCTTGGGCCTGTTCTACCGTTGGCTGGGCGAGCTGGCGCGCATCCTCTTCACCGACATCGCTGGTGATCTGCAAAATGAGGGCGCCGGCGCGCGCGGTTTGAGGGCGTTGGGACGGGGTGTGGTCGCGGGCGTGGTGGGTGGGCTGCTTTTTACCATCATCATGGTGCAGATCGGCTTTTTGCCGGCCGTCGCCAGTCTGATCGACGCCACGTCGCCGTGGACCGGCCTGATCGTTCACCTGGTCATCTCCATCCTGATCGGCGCCAGCTATGGTCTACTATTCCAGCGTCAGAGCTATGATTTCGGGTCGGGCTTGGGGTGGGGTCTATCCTATGGCTTTTTCTGGTGGATTCTCGGTCCCCTCACGCTCATGCCCATCCTACTGGGCAAGCCGCCGCAATGGTCGTTGGCCGTGGCTGCGGGTCTGATCGCCAGCCTGATCGGGCATTTGCTGTATGGCGCCGGTTTGGGCGTGACCTTTCATCTGCTCGAAGCGCACTATAATCCGTGGTGGATTCCCCGCCGGCAGGTGCGTGCGGCCCGCATCGCCCAGCGCAAAGAACAACTGTCAACGTCAGCCCCGGCTGTGTGGGCGATGGTCATCGCCCTGGTGATGCTGGCGCCGATCCTGACCATGAACCCATCCTGA
- a CDS encoding NUDIX hydrolase: MSILPWKTLSSRLVYENPWTRLREDVAEMPNGKTTIYGVVECKPCVGVLPFIDADHVVMVRQYRYVFGEGQRWEMPTGGVKPDESLEEAARRETREEIGYDAADLQPLSTYYTSKAIMREVAHLYLGRNLSQVEAKPDETEFLEVGILPFDQVLAMVLASEIRDSMTVIAVLHAARQRGLV; encoded by the coding sequence ATGTCCATCCTGCCCTGGAAAACCCTCTCCTCCCGTCTGGTCTACGAAAACCCGTGGACGCGGCTGCGCGAAGACGTGGCCGAGATGCCCAACGGCAAAACGACCATCTACGGCGTGGTGGAATGCAAACCGTGTGTGGGCGTCCTGCCCTTCATCGACGCCGATCATGTCGTCATGGTGCGCCAGTATCGCTATGTCTTCGGCGAGGGCCAGCGCTGGGAGATGCCGACCGGCGGGGTGAAGCCGGACGAGAGCCTGGAGGAGGCCGCCCGCCGCGAGACGCGCGAAGAGATCGGCTACGATGCCGCCGACCTGCAGCCGCTCAGCACCTACTACACCTCCAAAGCCATTATGCGCGAGGTCGCCCATCTCTACCTGGGCCGCAATCTGAGCCAGGTGGAGGCAAAGCCCGATGAGACCGAGTTTCTGGAAGTCGGCATCCTGCCGTTCGACCAGGTGCTGGCGATGGTGCTTGCCAGCGAGATCCGCGACAGCATGACCGTTATCGCCGTTCTTCACGCCGCCCGCCAGCGCGGGTTGGTTTAG
- a CDS encoding NAD(P)/FAD-dependent oxidoreductase yields MSSLRRDALAGALAGLLAGLALGWAMQTQVMMAQFSGLVGLPALGAGLVLHLGVSALVGAAFGALFRFQPRGHAAAISHGLMLGLVWWIIVPLTLTPLAMGRGPTWSLAEAASSYSLLLGYLSFGGLLGFLSHLFVAGYLRRFPAPEIETDATTTLATRIVILGGGYGGLSAAQRFEHILRRFPGVEVTLVSQSNYLLHTPMLSEVASGELEAQHISAPLRAAIPDTQVIHATAEVIDAAARTVNVRAHAGAPSQTIVYDHLVLAVGSVANYYGLPGLQAHSLPLKTLADASRLRNHVITQLERADVEADEAERRAMLTFVVAGAGFAGTEMLAALHDMVHSILRYYPNIDPDEPRFVMIHSRDRILPELSEKLAGYARAKMAARGIEFMLEVRVAGATPSAVLFKGRQPLPTRTLIWTAGSQPPPILQTLPCEHDARGAVLTDGAMRVQGLTNVWAIGDAAAIPTPFDGGGFYPPTAQHALREGKAVADNIAAVLAGKPPKPFRFQAIGLLASLGTRTAVAEIRGRRFSGLLAWIMWRSIYWSKLPGAEKKLRVALDWTIDLFFPRDIVLTDDANHLPPTQVDTDRQR; encoded by the coding sequence ATGTCCAGCCTTCGTCGTGATGCACTAGCCGGCGCGCTGGCCGGTCTACTGGCCGGGCTTGCCCTGGGTTGGGCCATGCAGACGCAGGTGATGATGGCGCAGTTCTCCGGTTTGGTGGGCTTGCCAGCGTTGGGGGCAGGGCTGGTGCTGCATTTGGGTGTCTCAGCGTTGGTCGGGGCGGCCTTTGGCGCCCTTTTTCGCTTTCAGCCGCGGGGCCACGCCGCCGCTATCAGCCATGGCCTCATGCTTGGCTTGGTGTGGTGGATCATCGTCCCGCTCACGCTGACGCCGCTGGCAATGGGACGCGGGCCGACCTGGTCGTTGGCCGAGGCAGCCAGCAGCTATTCCTTGTTGCTGGGGTATCTATCTTTTGGCGGGTTGCTTGGCTTCCTCTCACACCTTTTCGTTGCCGGCTATCTGCGGCGCTTTCCGGCGCCCGAAATCGAGACCGACGCGACCACCACGCTGGCCACCCGCATCGTCATTTTGGGCGGCGGCTACGGCGGACTGAGCGCCGCCCAACGCTTCGAACACATCCTGCGCCGCTTTCCCGGCGTCGAGGTGACCTTGGTCAGCCAAAGCAACTATCTTCTGCATACACCCATGCTCTCCGAGGTTGCTTCAGGCGAACTTGAGGCTCAGCACATCAGCGCCCCGTTGCGGGCCGCCATCCCCGACACCCAGGTCATTCACGCTACGGCCGAGGTCATCGATGCCGCAGCCCGGACTGTCAACGTGCGCGCCCATGCCGGCGCACCTTCCCAGACGATCGTCTATGATCACTTGGTGCTGGCGGTGGGGTCGGTGGCCAATTATTATGGTTTACCCGGCCTCCAGGCCCATTCATTACCCCTGAAGACGCTTGCCGACGCCAGCCGCCTGCGCAACCACGTCATCACGCAATTGGAGCGCGCCGACGTCGAAGCAGACGAAGCCGAACGACGCGCCATGCTTACCTTCGTCGTGGCCGGCGCCGGCTTTGCCGGAACCGAGATGTTGGCGGCCCTGCACGACATGGTGCACAGCATTTTGCGCTACTACCCTAACATCGACCCAGATGAACCGCGCTTCGTCATGATTCATTCGCGCGACCGCATCCTGCCCGAACTGAGCGAGAAGCTGGCGGGGTATGCCCGGGCGAAGATGGCGGCGCGGGGGATCGAGTTCATGTTGGAGGTGCGTGTGGCGGGGGCCACTCCTTCGGCGGTGCTGTTCAAGGGGCGCCAGCCTCTGCCCACCCGCACCCTGATCTGGACGGCCGGAAGTCAACCACCTCCCATCCTGCAAACCCTGCCTTGCGAGCACGATGCCCGCGGCGCCGTGCTCACCGATGGCGCCATGCGGGTGCAGGGTTTGACCAACGTCTGGGCCATTGGCGACGCCGCCGCTATCCCCACGCCTTTCGATGGGGGTGGCTTCTATCCACCTACGGCCCAACACGCCCTGCGCGAGGGCAAGGCCGTGGCCGACAACATCGCTGCCGTGCTGGCTGGCAAGCCACCCAAACCCTTCCGCTTTCAGGCCATCGGTTTGTTGGCTTCGTTGGGCACGCGCACGGCCGTGGCCGAGATTCGCGGTCGGCGTTTTTCCGGTCTGTTGGCCTGGATCATGTGGCGCTCGATCTACTGGAGCAAACTGCCGGGCGCTGAGAAGAAGCTGCGAGTGGCGCTGGATTGGACGATCGACCTCTTCTTCCCCCGAGATATCGTCCTCACCGACGATGCAAATCATCTTCCCCCAACCCAAGTGGACACGGATCGACAACGATGA